In bacterium 336/3, the following proteins share a genomic window:
- a CDS encoding transcriptional regulator — translation MKVLIVDDEPNILMSLDFLMRKEGYDVLVARNGKEALESLENNEPDMVLLDIMMPDVDGYEICQYIRKQENLQNCKVIFLSAKAKEADIQKGYEAGADFYMTKPFSNKNLIGKVKELLLYHE, via the coding sequence ATGAAAGTGTTAATAGTTGATGACGAACCTAATATCTTGATGTCTTTGGACTTTTTAATGCGAAAAGAAGGCTATGATGTATTGGTTGCTCGTAATGGAAAAGAAGCTCTTGAAAGCCTTGAAAATAACGAACCTGATATGGTTTTACTCGATATTATGATGCCAGATGTAGATGGCTATGAAATATGCCAATACATCCGAAAACAAGAAAATTTACAAAACTGCAAAGTGATTTTTTTGAGTGCTAAAGCCAAAGAAGCTGATATACAGAAAGGATATGAAGCGGGTGCTGACTTTTATATGACAAAACCCTTTTCTAATAAGAACTTAATTGGTAAAGTAAAAGAATTGTTACTCTACCATGAATAA
- a CDS encoding acetyl-CoA synthetase (Acs; catalyzes the conversion of acetate and CoA to acetyl-CoA): MLSKINTLSGYLYEYQKSIANPEDFWDSVAQQFFWRKTWDKVLDWNFDNLDVKWFINGKLNITENIFEKNLFMLGNKPAIIFEANDPKEPTVTLTYNQLYEKVSQFANVLLANGIRKGDRVAIYIPMVPEAAIAMLACARIGAIHSVVFAGFSASSLSDRINDAEAKMVITSDGNYRGAKSIDVKSVVDEALETCSSVQKVIVLERTKTPVTMKEGRDIWWHDAIKGVATENKAEEMDSEDMLFILYTSGSTGKPKGVVHSTGGYMVYTAYTFRNVFQYEPQDIFWCTADVGWVTGHSYIVYGPLLNGATVVMFEGVPTYPDVDRFWDVVEKHKVTHLYTAPTAIRALMAYGTEPIQKHDLSSLKVLGSVGEPINEEAWQWYYHHVGKGNCPVVDTWWQTETGGMMMSPLAGITPTKPGYATLPLPGIQPIIVDNEGNELKGNNVEGNLCIKFPWPSMIRTTYGDHERCINTYFRSFKNLYFTGDGVKRDADGYYRILGRVDDVINVSGHRLGTAEVENAINSHPLVLESAVVGYPHDIKGQGIYAYVILDSASQNHEADKIKQSLLTTVTKVIGPIAKPDVIQIVSGLPKTRSGKIMRRILRKVAEGDVSNLGDTSTLLDPSIVDEIVSGAGLKK, encoded by the coding sequence ATGCTATCTAAAATCAACACCTTGAGCGGATACTTGTATGAGTATCAAAAAAGTATTGCCAATCCCGAAGACTTTTGGGACAGTGTAGCTCAACAATTTTTCTGGAGAAAAACATGGGATAAAGTGTTAGATTGGAATTTTGATAATTTAGACGTGAAATGGTTTATCAATGGTAAACTTAATATTACGGAAAATATCTTTGAGAAAAATCTATTTATGTTAGGTAATAAACCAGCTATTATTTTTGAAGCAAATGACCCCAAAGAACCTACTGTAACTCTTACATATAATCAACTATATGAAAAGGTTTCTCAGTTTGCTAATGTGCTTTTAGCCAATGGCATCAGAAAAGGAGATAGAGTAGCCATTTATATTCCAATGGTGCCAGAGGCAGCTATTGCCATGCTTGCTTGTGCAAGAATTGGGGCTATTCATTCTGTTGTTTTTGCAGGTTTTTCAGCTTCTTCATTGTCTGATAGAATTAATGATGCAGAAGCCAAAATGGTGATAACCTCTGATGGCAATTATCGTGGAGCAAAATCGATTGATGTTAAATCGGTGGTAGATGAAGCCCTCGAAACCTGCTCATCTGTTCAGAAAGTAATTGTTTTGGAACGTACCAAAACGCCTGTAACCATGAAAGAAGGCAGAGATATTTGGTGGCATGATGCCATTAAGGGTGTTGCTACTGAAAACAAAGCCGAAGAAATGGATTCAGAAGATATGCTTTTCATTCTTTATACATCAGGCTCTACGGGAAAGCCCAAAGGAGTAGTACACTCCACTGGAGGCTATATGGTTTATACAGCTTATACTTTCCGAAATGTATTTCAGTATGAACCACAAGATATATTTTGGTGTACTGCTGATGTGGGTTGGGTAACAGGACATTCTTATATTGTATATGGACCATTACTCAATGGTGCAACGGTAGTGATGTTTGAGGGAGTTCCTACCTATCCTGATGTAGATAGATTCTGGGATGTAGTAGAAAAGCACAAAGTAACCCATCTTTATACAGCACCCACAGCCATCAGAGCTTTGATGGCTTATGGAACAGAACCTATTCAAAAACATGATTTGAGTAGTTTAAAAGTATTAGGGTCTGTGGGTGAACCTATTAATGAAGAGGCTTGGCAATGGTATTATCACCATGTAGGTAAAGGAAATTGCCCTGTAGTAGATACTTGGTGGCAAACTGAAACAGGAGGGATGATGATGTCACCATTAGCTGGCATTACACCTACTAAACCAGGGTATGCTACACTTCCACTTCCTGGAATTCAGCCTATTATTGTAGACAATGAAGGTAATGAGCTGAAAGGCAACAACGTAGAAGGTAATTTATGTATCAAATTTCCTTGGCCTTCCATGATACGAACTACTTATGGCGACCACGAAAGATGTATCAATACTTATTTTAGAAGTTTTAAAAACTTGTATTTTACAGGTGATGGTGTAAAACGTGATGCAGATGGGTATTATCGCATTTTAGGACGTGTAGATGATGTTATCAATGTTTCAGGACACCGTTTGGGAACAGCTGAAGTAGAAAATGCTATCAATTCACATCCTTTGGTACTCGAATCGGCTGTGGTAGGCTACCCCCATGACATCAAAGGGCAGGGCATTTATGCGTATGTAATTTTAGATAGTGCAAGTCAGAACCATGAAGCAGATAAAATCAAACAAAGTTTGCTGACAACAGTTACAAAAGTTATTGGACCCATTGCCAAACCAGATGTGATTCAGATTGTTTCGGGGCTACCTAAAACTCGTTCAGGTAAGATTATGCGTAGAATATTGCGTAAAGTGGCAGAAGGCGATGTTTCAAATTTAGGAGATACTTCTACACTCCTTGACCCAAGCATTGTAGACGAAATTGTATCAGGGGCAGGACTTAAAAAATAG
- a CDS encoding threonine aldolase produces MLIDLRSDTVTKPTPAMLEAMFSAQVGDDVYEEDPTVKTLEEKTASFFGMEAGLFCTSGTMTNQIGIRATTEPNDEIICDKLSHIYNYEGGGLASNSLLSVRLVEGMRGRMTPYQIEENINQDNIHYPKTSIVALENTVNKGGGCFYTLPQIEEISSFCKNNHLKLHLDGARVWNSLVATQEQPSEYGKHFDTISVCFSKGLGCPVGSVLLGSKTVIKKAKRIRKVMGGGWRQAGYLAAAALYALDNHIERLSEDHKRAKELEKVLQSVNYTASVMPVDTNIIIFELPPPIDSATFTQKFAEKGVLVSPFSKKHIRLVTHLDFTDDMLEKTIQVIKNLA; encoded by the coding sequence ATGCTCATAGATTTACGTAGTGATACTGTTACCAAACCTACTCCTGCTATGCTGGAGGCAATGTTTTCGGCTCAGGTGGGTGATGATGTGTATGAAGAAGACCCCACTGTCAAAACTCTTGAAGAAAAAACTGCTTCATTTTTTGGAATGGAGGCTGGTTTATTTTGTACTTCTGGAACAATGACCAATCAAATTGGTATCAGGGCTACTACAGAACCCAATGATGAAATTATTTGCGATAAGCTTTCACATATTTATAATTATGAAGGTGGTGGGCTTGCTTCCAATTCGTTGCTTTCTGTCCGTTTGGTAGAAGGCATGAGAGGCAGAATGACTCCATACCAAATTGAAGAAAATATCAACCAAGATAACATTCATTATCCCAAAACATCTATTGTAGCCCTTGAAAATACTGTAAACAAAGGTGGTGGATGTTTTTATACCCTTCCCCAAATTGAAGAAATTTCAAGTTTTTGTAAAAATAATCATCTTAAACTGCATCTAGATGGGGCAAGAGTTTGGAATAGTCTGGTAGCCACTCAAGAACAACCTTCTGAATATGGAAAGCACTTTGATACAATTTCGGTGTGTTTTTCGAAAGGTTTGGGATGTCCTGTAGGTTCTGTATTACTGGGTTCTAAAACTGTTATCAAAAAAGCCAAACGCATTAGAAAGGTAATGGGTGGCGGCTGGCGACAGGCTGGTTATTTGGCAGCTGCTGCTTTGTATGCTTTGGATAACCATATTGAAAGGCTCTCTGAAGACCATAAAAGAGCCAAAGAGCTTGAAAAAGTCCTTCAAAGTGTAAATTATACAGCAAGTGTAATGCCTGTTGATACCAATATCATTATTTTTGAATTGCCTCCACCTATTGACTCTGCTACCTTCACTCAAAAATTTGCAGAAAAAGGTGTTTTGGTATCTCCTTTTAGTAAAAAACATATCAGACTCGTAACTCATCTCGATTTCACAGACGATATGCTTGAAAAAACGATTCAGGTTATCAAAAACTTAGCTTAA
- a CDS encoding chloride transporter encodes MQNSLETALQNLRNQIDHIDSQLLTLLNERMDVVKQIGELKKSNNALIYRPERERSILNRLASQSVGLLNSSAIDAIFLEIFAVARTIEMPEKVAFLGPEGSFSHQAAESRFGAMSEYMPLSTIKAVFESVDTQRVRFGVVPIENNQEGTVIETVDLLNSSDVKIVAEIPMSIHFSLASHTEQTKEIKKIYSREIAFRQCRKFLNDYFSHAELIHVESTSKAAELAANEPYSAALCSHIAAKIYDLPILFENIEDNAHNTTRFLIISKDFKNAKSGDDKTTLIVDLPDKAGSLAVFLQEFDRFGINLNKIESHPRKNEAKFNYWFYVDFEGHIEDTQVQRILQKYEGQIRCLGSYVKLC; translated from the coding sequence ATGCAAAATTCTTTAGAAACAGCCTTACAAAATCTTAGAAATCAAATAGATCATATTGATAGCCAACTACTTACTCTCCTAAACGAACGTATGGATGTGGTCAAGCAGATTGGGGAACTCAAAAAATCTAACAATGCCCTCATTTACAGACCTGAACGAGAAAGATCTATTTTAAATCGTTTGGCTTCGCAGAGTGTAGGTTTACTGAATAGTTCTGCTATTGATGCGATTTTTTTAGAAATTTTTGCAGTAGCTCGTACCATCGAAATGCCCGAAAAAGTGGCTTTTTTAGGACCTGAAGGAAGTTTTTCGCATCAGGCTGCCGAAAGCAGATTTGGAGCTATGAGCGAATATATGCCTCTTTCTACCATCAAAGCTGTTTTTGAAAGCGTAGATACACAAAGAGTTCGTTTTGGGGTTGTACCTATAGAAAACAATCAAGAAGGAACAGTGATTGAAACGGTAGATTTGCTCAATAGCTCAGATGTAAAAATCGTGGCTGAAATACCCATGTCTATTCATTTCTCTTTGGCAAGCCATACCGAACAAACCAAAGAAATCAAGAAAATATACTCTCGTGAAATAGCTTTCAGACAATGTCGAAAGTTTTTGAATGATTATTTTAGTCATGCGGAACTGATTCATGTCGAATCTACCTCCAAAGCTGCTGAATTGGCTGCTAATGAGCCTTATTCTGCTGCCTTGTGTTCACATATTGCAGCGAAAATATATGATTTACCTATTTTATTTGAAAATATTGAAGACAATGCTCACAATACTACCCGTTTTCTGATTATTTCAAAAGATTTCAAAAATGCTAAAAGTGGTGATGACAAAACTACTCTTATTGTAGATTTACCTGATAAGGCTGGTAGTTTGGCTGTATTTTTACAAGAATTTGATCGTTTTGGCATCAATTTGAATAAAATAGAAAGTCACCCACGTAAAAACGAAGCCAAGTTCAATTATTGGTTTTATGTAGATTTTGAGGGACACATTGAGGACACTCAGGTACAGCGAATTCTACAAAAATACGAAGGGCAAATTCGTTGTTTGGGTAGTTATGTGAAATTGTGTTAA